The Spirosoma sp. SC4-14 DNA window TGTTCTGGCAGCTTCATCGAACACAAGGCCCATCTCAAAAACTGTTTACGACAACAGTTGGGCGCAGAATGGCAAAATGGCGAACGGGAATAGTTACTATACCATTAAACTACCGCTCGGTCCGGCCTATGGAGGCCCGTTATTCTTCTCGCAATATTCGTTTCTTGGCATCAATCCGCATGATCTGAAAGATGCTTATGCCGACTACTGGCAACAAAATACGGCGCATTCGCTCATCAACTATACCTATTGTAAAACCAATCCGAAGCAATTTACCGGCTACAGTCAGGATTGCTGGGGACTAACAGCCAGCGACGAACAGAACGGCTACTCAGCGCATGAACCGGGTAATGACAATGGCACCATTTCGCCAACAGCAGCCTTGTCGGCAATGCCTTATACGCCAACCGAGTCGATGCAGGCACTACGGTTTTTCTACTATAAACTGGGCGATAACGTGTGGAAAAATTATGGTTTTATCGATGCTTTTAACCTCACCACGCCCTGGTTTGCCGATTCGTTTCTGGCTATTGACCAGGGGCCTATTATCATTATGATCGAAAACCACCGCTCCCAACTACTCTGGAAACTATTTATGAGTTGCCCGGAAGTAAAAAAAGGCATGAAAACGCTCGGGTTTCAAAGTCCTGATCTGAATTAAGAATTAAGTGGATTTCTAACCTACCGGGCAAATTACCCTGACCATGAAAACGTTTCTTCTTTGCTTACTGACCTTAACGATTGGCCTGGCCCAACCCAGGCCCTACACATTTACCAAAACCGACAACGCCTTTCTCGACAGCCTTGAATACGATACGTTCCGGTTTTTCTGGGAAACGGCCAATCCTGAAAATGGTCTGATTCCCGATCGGGCTCCAACGCCATCGTTCAGTAGTATTGCCGCCGTAGGCTTCGGACTAACATCTTATCTGGTAGGTGTTGAACGGGGTTATATTACACGGAAACAGGCAGCCGATCGCACACTCAATACCCTTCGCTTTTTTGCCAAGGCCCCACAATCCGACAAAACAGTGGGCATTGCTGGCTACAAAGGTTTTTTCTATCATTTTCTCGATATGAAAACCGGCGAACGATTTAAGAAAGTCGAACTATCGACAATCGATACGGCGCTGCTGCTGGGTGGCATCCTGAGTGCCCAAACGTATTTTGACAAGAATACGCCCACTGAATCGGAAATCCGAAAACTGGCCGATCAAATTTATGGCCGTGTCGACTGGACCTGGATTCAGAATCATAACGGTTCGGCACCCTATATATCAATGGGCTGGCATCCCGAAAAAGGGTTTATTCCCGCCAACTGGAAGGGCTATAACGAAGCCATGCTACTCTATATATTGGCTCTCGGTTCGCCAACGCACCCAGTTGGAAGTGAGGTATGGGCCGCCTGGACCAAAACCTACGATTGGGCAACGTTTGAAGGCCAAACGCACGTAAACTTCGATCCACTCTTTGGCCATCAGTATTCACACCTCTGGATCGACTTCCGGGGTATTCAGGATAGTTACATGAAAGCCAAAGGGATCGATTATGCCGAAAACTCCCGGCGGGCAACCTATGCGAACCGAGCATATTGCATTAAAAACCCAGCCAACTGGCAGGACTATAGTGCCACCATTTGGGGACTAACCGCCTGCGATGGACCGAAAGATACAACCGTGGCCGGGCGCCACTTTTTTTCATACCGGGCACGCGGAGCCGCTTCGACCCAAATCGTCGATGATGGAACTATTGCGCCTACGGCTGCGGGTGGTTCCATTGCCTTTGCACCAGAAATTTGCCTGCCCGCATTGCAGGCAATGAAAACAAAATATGGAGCCCACTTATATGGCAAATATGGCTTCGTAGATGCATTTAATCCAACTTATCGCTATCCATCGGCCTTTGCCAATGGCTCCACCAAAGATGGCTGGTTCGATATTGATTATTTAGGAATTGATCAGGGGCCTATTTTGCTGATGGCCGAAAATGCCCGAACAGGCTTTGTCTGGAACCTGATGAAACGAAATCCGTATATTCAGAAAGGACTAAAACGAGCCGGATTTTCGGGGGGATGGCTGAAATAAATGCATCTCGATTTCACAAAATTAGTCTCATATGAAGTTTTACTTGTATTTATCAATTAACTGACATCCAAGCTATTCCACAGCGCGTATGTAGCGGATTGGCCAAGCATCAACCAACTAACCCACTACATACTCATGAATGATGTGCTGACGGACGAGGAGATGATTCGAACCTATTTGCCTTCGCAGCCAACCCAATGTTTTGAAACGCTTTACAAGCGTTATGTGAACAAAGTTTATCGTCGTTGTTTATCGCTAACAAAAGATTCTGCCATTGCCGAAGATTTTACGCATGATATTTTTATCAAAGCATTCGATAAACTCGACGCATTTCAGGAACGAGCCCGTTTTTCGACCTGGCTTTATTCGATTGCTTACAACTACTGCCTCGATCAGTTAAAAATTTCGAAACGCCTGAATTTAGTTGCTATCGACAACGATTCAGAACATGACATACCCGACACCGAAGAAGGCTCCCTTCGCGAAGAAGCTACGCAGTTGATGCTCCGGGCAGTAAACTACCTTTCGCATCAGGAAACAATGCTGCTACGGCTTAAGTATGAAGATGGTTTAAGTATCTCAGAGATTGCAGCCCGCTATAACATAAAAGCCAGTGCCGTTAAAATGCGGCTTAAACGTAGCCGCGATCGCATTTATAACCTATATCGTGACCAATATCTGGTCTGAGTCTCCTTCTGCTTTACGTTGCTTTGCTCTGTATAGCCTATAAATTCCATACGCAAAATACACTAATACACATATCAACAAAAAGTGTTTCTTTGCTGTATAATTGTATCCTATACCGTATTTGTACTCATGCAGCAACGTTACTTCATCTTTCTGCTTATGGCAGCCATCGCTTCAGGCTGCGCGTTTGGCACCTATCCCGGAGGTGGACAGCAATACCCTACCGGCGGCCAGCAATCGCCCGACGATACATACCCAAATTCAGGGAATCAGACTGGCAACGGGCGCCCCGCCGATCCGGGCGTAACCGTAAACAGCATTCAGCTAACGCGCGATTATACAATTCTAAACTTAACATACACAGACAACAACCAGCCAAGTTACGACCGAAATGGCAGGCGATTATCTACGGGCACTATTGGTTTCGACCCAAATGGGTATCTGATAGCGGCTAACGGTGCCCGCCGATTCGCTTTCGTAAAAGTAGACGGCATCCCAGTAAAACAGGAACGGGTCGATCCAAACACGGGTAGAAAAGTTCTTGTCGGTCTAAATACCTACCCCGGTGATAAAGTCAATTTTACCTTATATTTTCAGCGGCTCGACAAAGGATTAGAAAACTTTGATCTGTTCGAATGCGTCAGCGATCAGTATATCTGCTGGAATATCTACAACCTGTATGTCAACAACCCGGCCGACCCAGTTGTCTATAGTCCGCCACCAGCTACCCCAACCCCTGTTCCACCAAAACCCACAAAACCATTGCCTCAACCCTCGGGCGAATCGGGTGGCGAAATGGAAACGCCCAAACCCAAACCGGCTCCTGCTCCCGTTCCTACACTTGTGGCCGTATCGGGCGTGGTGAGCGACGCGAAAAATAAACGTCCGGTAACCGCTACCATCAGCTACCAGTTTTCGTCCAGCAAACAACCTATCGACTCTGTACAAAGTTTTGCCTCGACGGGCGTTTATAAAATGAGCCTTGTG harbors:
- a CDS encoding glucoamylase family protein, whose protein sequence is MKTFLLCLLTLTIGLAQPRPYTFTKTDNAFLDSLEYDTFRFFWETANPENGLIPDRAPTPSFSSIAAVGFGLTSYLVGVERGYITRKQAADRTLNTLRFFAKAPQSDKTVGIAGYKGFFYHFLDMKTGERFKKVELSTIDTALLLGGILSAQTYFDKNTPTESEIRKLADQIYGRVDWTWIQNHNGSAPYISMGWHPEKGFIPANWKGYNEAMLLYILALGSPTHPVGSEVWAAWTKTYDWATFEGQTHVNFDPLFGHQYSHLWIDFRGIQDSYMKAKGIDYAENSRRATYANRAYCIKNPANWQDYSATIWGLTACDGPKDTTVAGRHFFSYRARGAASTQIVDDGTIAPTAAGGSIAFAPEICLPALQAMKTKYGAHLYGKYGFVDAFNPTYRYPSAFANGSTKDGWFDIDYLGIDQGPILLMAENARTGFVWNLMKRNPYIQKGLKRAGFSGGWLK
- a CDS encoding RNA polymerase sigma factor encodes the protein MNDVLTDEEMIRTYLPSQPTQCFETLYKRYVNKVYRRCLSLTKDSAIAEDFTHDIFIKAFDKLDAFQERARFSTWLYSIAYNYCLDQLKISKRLNLVAIDNDSEHDIPDTEEGSLREEATQLMLRAVNYLSHQETMLLRLKYEDGLSISEIAARYNIKASAVKMRLKRSRDRIYNLYRDQYLV
- a CDS encoding OmpA family protein, which gives rise to MQQRYFIFLLMAAIASGCAFGTYPGGGQQYPTGGQQSPDDTYPNSGNQTGNGRPADPGVTVNSIQLTRDYTILNLTYTDNNQPSYDRNGRRLSTGTIGFDPNGYLIAANGARRFAFVKVDGIPVKQERVDPNTGRKVLVGLNTYPGDKVNFTLYFQRLDKGLENFDLFECVSDQYICWNIYNLYVNNPADPVVYSPPPATPTPVPPKPTKPLPQPSGESGGEMETPKPKPAPAPVPTLVAVSGVVSDAKNKRPVTATISYQFSSSKQPIDSVQSFASTGVYKMSLVKGQVYTYIASARGYQAASGVLDLSKISGGQTISRDIALTPLTVGDKVTLHNVYFEMSKSDLLSASYAELDKLVAMMQDNPNMTIRLEGHTDIIGDHDKNLQLSRDRVIACQRYLVQKGIDIDRIQTIGYGDTRPIVTKGTDEDRKVNRRVEFVILAI